The genome window TGCGAACGCCGCCCGGGGGACGCGGAGATGGCCGACAGGATAACAAGGCACCGCTCCCGACGGCCGGGGACATGGCGCACCGTGGAGGCACCCTACTCCGTGGCGGAGGAGTTCGAGGGGCTTGGCCCGGGCACGGTCGTGCTGATGGACTGCCTCAGCCTGTGGGTGAGCAATCTGCTTCTCACGGTCCCCGAGAAGGATTACGGGGGCGCATCCGATGAGCTGCTGAGTAGGGTGGACGACTGCCTCAAGGCGGTCAGACGATCGTCCGCCGACCTGATACTGGTGTCCAACGAGACGGGGTGCGGAGTCGTCCCGTCGTCTCGGCTGGGCAGGCTCTACCGCGATATCCTGGGATGGGCCAACCAGGCCGCCGCCCGCGAGGCAGACGAGGTCTGGCTGCTCGTGGCGGGCCTGCCGCAGAGATTGAAGTAGTCCACGCACCGTTTTGCACTCTCCCGCCTGGCGGGATGACGACGATAAGGAGAAAAAATGACATCTCTTCAGCGAACGATCGACGCAATCAGGCCCCTGTGCGGGAAGTCGATGGAGGCCGCACGCAGCCGCCAGGGCCGGCTCACAAAGCCGCAGGGGAGTCTCGGACGGCTGGAGGAGCTCTCCGTAAGGCTCGCCGGGATAATGAGAACCGCTCGCCCCGTGATAAGCGACAAGGTAATACTGACGATGGCGGGCGACCACGGGGTTGTGGACGAGGGAGTCGCCCTGTACCCGAGGGAAGTCACGGTTCAGCAGGTATTGAACTTCCTCCGAGGAGGGGGAGGGGTGAACGTTCTCGGCAGGCACGTCGGAGCGAGGGTTGTCCTGGTGGATATGGGCGTCGATCATGACTTCGAGCCGGCGGAGGGGCTGCAGATCCGCAAGGTCGCGCGCGGCACCGCGAGCATGTTCAAGGGGCCGGCGATGACGCGCGAGCAGGCGGTTCAATCGATAGAGAACGGCATAGCCGCCGCGCTCCAGGAGGCCGAAGCAGGGATGGACATACTCGGCACCGGCGAGATGGGCATTGGGAACACAACGCCCTCCACTGCGATAGCGTGCGCGGTCACGGGAGTCGCCGTCCCGCTGGCGACGGGCAGGGGCGCGGGGCTGACCGACGAGGGGTTCAGGCGCAAGGTGGAGGTGATCGAGGCGTCGCTGGCGCTCCACAGGCCGGACCCGACCGACGGTCTTGACGTGCTGTCGAAGGTGGGAGGCTTCGAGATAGGGGGAATAACGGGCTGCATCCTCGGGGCCGCATCGCTCGG of Synergistaceae bacterium contains these proteins:
- the cobU gene encoding bifunctional adenosylcobinamide kinase/adenosylcobinamide-phosphate guanylyltransferase, giving the protein MGRIVFVLGGARSGKSEWAEKRALEMEAEGRAVVYLATCERRPGDAEMADRITRHRSRRPGTWRTVEAPYSVAEEFEGLGPGTVVLMDCLSLWVSNLLLTVPEKDYGGASDELLSRVDDCLKAVRRSSADLILVSNETGCGVVPSSRLGRLYRDILGWANQAAAREADEVWLLVAGLPQRLK
- the cobT gene encoding nicotinate-nucleotide--dimethylbenzimidazole phosphoribosyltransferase, whose product is MTSLQRTIDAIRPLCGKSMEAARSRQGRLTKPQGSLGRLEELSVRLAGIMRTARPVISDKVILTMAGDHGVVDEGVALYPREVTVQQVLNFLRGGGGVNVLGRHVGARVVLVDMGVDHDFEPAEGLQIRKVARGTASMFKGPAMTREQAVQSIENGIAAALQEAEAGMDILGTGEMGIGNTTPSTAIACAVTGVAVPLATGRGAGLTDEGFRRKVEVIEASLALHRPDPTDGLDVLSKVGGFEIGGITGCILGAASLGIPVVVDGFISTAGAIIAALLCPPCKEYMIYSHKSVEVGHEHMFEFLDARPLLDLGLRLGEGTGAALAISVAEAAAKVLDEMATFESAGVSGPLESGGLTDEG